The genomic interval GTTTGCCGTGGCACAGCACCGGACCGCGGTGGACCCCCAGACCGGCGCCCCCGCCTTTGTGATTGAACCGGGCGGCTGGGTGCTGGCCCTGGAAGACCGGGGCCACGAATTCCTGGTCCAGCACACCGACGGACGAGTGGGCGTGCTGCGCGACCTCAGCAACATCGAGCGCGGCTAGCCGGCCCGTGGCCACGTCCCGTGGACCCGGATCCGGCCCGGCCCCAACAGTCCCGGAGTCTTTGCTGGCGTTGAAGCGCCGGGCGCGGCGGATCAACAAGGCCCTGGCGGAGAAGTATCCCTATGCCCACGCGGAGCTGGATTTTCGGAACCCGTTCGAGCTGGTCGTGGCCACCGTCCTGTCGGCCCAGACCACCGATGTGCTGGTCAACCAGGTCACCAAGATCCTGTTCGCGCGGTACCCGGACGCCCGGGCCATGTCAGAGGCCGATCCCGCCGAGCTGGAAGCGATCCTGCAGCCCACCGGCTTTTTCCGGGCCAAAACGAAGAGCGTGCTGGCCCTGAGCACCCGGTTGGTTGACGAGTACGACGGCGTGGTCCCCGGCCGTCTGGAAGACCTGGTGACGCTGCCGGGAGTGGGGCGTAAGACTGCCAACGTGGTGCTCGGCAATGCCTTCGGCGTCCCCGGGATCACTGTGGATACCCACTTCGGCCGGCTCGCACGGCGCTTCGGCTGGACCACGTCCGAGGACCCGGTACAGGTCGAATTCGACGTCGCTGAACTGTTTGAGCCCAAGGACTGGACCATGCTCTCGCACCGTGTGGTGTTCCACGGGCGGCGGGTGTGCCACTCACGGAAGCCAGCCTGCGGCGCGTGTCCGGTGGCGAACTGGTGCCCCAGCTACGGGTTGGGCGAGACCGATCCCGTCAAAGCCGCCAAGCTCCTTAAATACGAGCTGGCGCCCGGGAGCGAGAGCCTCCTGGAACGGTTGCTGGCCGAGACGCACCGCGCCGCTGAAATCCGGATGGAATCGCAGAGGCGGCTCCCGTGAGCGCACGCCAGGACCTGATCGACCTGGTGCGCAGATCGGACAGCGGCGACGTCACCGCGCCGAACACTGCCTGGGCGGCACTGACCGTGGACGAAACCATAGCCCGCAAGGCGGCAGTCCTGATGCTTTTCGGTGTGCTGGACGACGTTCCAGCGGCCTCCGGCAAACCCCTGGCCGCGGCGGATCTTGATGTCCTGCTGCTGGAACGCGCGCACACCCTGGATTCCCACCCCGGCCAGGTCGCCTTTCCCGGCGGTTCCATCGACGAGGACGAAACCCCGGTTGCCGCAGCCCTTCGGGAAGCCGAGGAGGAGACCGGACTGGCCTCCGCCGGTGTGGAGGTCCTGGGCGTGCTGCAGGAGCTTGGGCTGGCGCGCAGCAACTTCCTGGTGACGCCGGTGCTCGGATGGTGGGCGTCGCCGTCGCCGGTGCACGTGGTGGACTACGCCGAATCCGCCCAGGTTTTCCGGATCCCCGTCCGCGACCTGCTGGACCCGGCCAACCGTGTGACAGCCACGGTCAGCCGCGATGGCAGGACCTTCAGCAGCCCCGCCTTCACCGTCAGCGGCGTGCTGGTCTGGGGCTTCACCGGGATCATTCTGGATGGACTCTTTGAGCAGCTGGGCTGGGCCGTGCCGTGGGACCGGACCCGGCTCCACGAGGTGGTCTTTTAGCCTCGGTGCGGTCCGTAGGGTGCGTGTGGCCCGGCGGGACTGAACCCGCCGGGTGTGCACCATGTGTGCGCCGGCTTAGCTCGCGCACACCGGCTTAGCTGGCGATCGGCTGCTGTCTAAGATCAACAACAATGCCGGTGGCCGCGTTTTCACGCAGGGCATTGATGCCGTCCTTCAAAGCACCGAGATGCTTGAAGTCGGGCGAAACTGCCACGATATTCCCGTTTGAGTCGGTGAGCCTCAGCCGATAGCACTCGTCACTTACGCGATGTATTTCAAACCTGCCCGCCATATGCCGGACCTCCCCTGATATGCGTCTTTGCATGAATAGCTGGACCGTCTGCTTCAGTCCTGCACTGATGTAACCATGGTCACAGCGCTTCGACCAGCTACTCACGGGTAGGTTTCTTCCGGCTAACCGAATTTGCTATTTTGCGTTGTCGTAGGAGTCCACTACGGCCACGCTGACCGGAAATTCCACCGGAATGGGCCCGAAGAGCAGTTCCTTCGCGGCGGCGGCAGCTTCCTCGATGGCCCGGATGCAGGCCTGGACGCCGGCCTCGGGGGCGTGGACCATCACCTCGTCATGCAGGAAGAACACCAGTTCCGCCTGAACGGAACCGTCGGCACGCAAGGCCCGCAGCCGTCGTCGTAATTCCGCCAGCCAGCACGCCGCCCAGTCAGCGGCGGATCCCTGAACCACAAAGTTGCGGGTGAAGCGGCCGCGGGAACGGGCAATGGATTCCGCGCGGCGTTGCTCCTCGGCAGTGGCCGACTGCTGGCTCCGGTACCACCCTTCCGACGGGGGCGGGCTGCTCCGGCCAAGCCGGGTGGTCACGGTGCCGCCGGCCTCGCCGTCGCGCGCCGCCTGCTCCACGAAGCCGACGGCGCGGGGGTAGGTCCGTGCCAGCTGCGGCATCAGGCGCCCCGATTCGCCCGTGGTGGCGCCATAAATGGCGCCGAGGAGGGCGACCTTCGCTTTCGCGCGATCGCCGCCGAAACCCTGGGCGGCGATGCCGGCGTACAGGTCCTTGTCGCGCGCTGCTTCCGCCATTTTGGAGTCCTGCGCCAGCGCCACCAGCACACGGGGTTCCAGCTGGGAGGCGTCCGCGACGATGAGCTTGTGGCCGGGATCCGCATGGACGGCGCCGCGGATCTGCCGCGGGATCTGCAGGGCCCCGCCGCCCCGCGAGGCCCAGCGGCCGGACACCACACCGCCCACAACATACTCGGGCCGGAAGCGGCCCTTGGCTACCCATGCGTCCAGCCAGGCCCAGCCGTTGGCCGTGTGCAGGCGGGACAGTTTCTTGTAGGCGAGGAGCGGTTCGATGGCGGGGTGGCTGGACTCCATCAGCTCCCACTGCCGCGTGCTTTTCACCTCGATGCCGTTGCGGTGCAGGGCGCGCATCAGTTCCTGCGGCGAGTCCGGGTTCAGTCCGGGCGAGTTGAGCAGCCCCCGCAGTTCGGTGTTCAGGGCCTCCAGCTTCGCGGGGCGGTGACCGGACGGCGGGCGCGGCCCGAGGTGGCCGGCCAGGATCTGCTCGTGCAGGTCCTCGCGCCAAGGGACGCCGGTGTGCTGCATCTCCGCGGCGATCATTGCGCCGGCGGACTCGGCGGCCAGCAGCAGCTGGAGCCGTTTCCGCTTGTTTTCTTCCGGTGCAGCATCGGCCATGGCAGCCTGCTGGGCGGCGTATTCTGCGCGGAGCTCTGCCAGGCCTTGCCGTGGGGCGCGGTGGCGGACATCGTCAAAGAGGGCGCCCTGATCCGCCGGCGGGGGCGGCGGCTGGAGGGCGCGGGGCGTTTCCTGGGGATCGTCCAACGATTCCTTGTCGGCGTTTTTCGCGTACTCCGTGTGGGCGGTGAACTGCGAATACACCAGGATATTGCCGCACAAACCGAGGTCATAGCAGCGCTCCAGTTCCACGCCGGCCGCCAGCAGGGCGGGGTACCAGTCCTGCGTCCGGTTCCAGATCCAGCGGGGCGGCGCCTCGCGGGGCCGGTTCTCCAGCTGGCGTACGACGCCGGCCAGCTCGCTTGCGCTGATGAGGCGAGGTTCGGGGCGGTCGGGGTGGGGATCGCCCGCCTGGGTGATCTGCTGGAGGGCTGCGCCGTGGGCGTGGGCGGCGAGCAGCAGATACATAGGTCCAATTCTGCCCTGTGGCGGGGACATTCATGCCCCAATCCCATGCCGTCAATATGTGTTGACGCCCTTCCATTCGTCAACTAAAGTTGACGAATGGAAGTAGGACGGATGAAAACGCTGGTCGCATCAATGGACGGGAAAGGCCCTGCTGAAGCGCTGTACGCGGTGGCGGAACTGCAGAAGGAGGTCGGCCGCGCCGAAGCGGCCCTGGTCCGCAAGGCGAGGCAGACCGGTCTGTCTTGGGAGGCCATTGCCCTGTGCCTGGGGGTCAGCAAGCAGGCCGTCCACCGCAAATACGGTAAGCAGTAACCGGTCCGACCGTTCGGCCCGTCTTTCTGTCCGGCCTTCCGGCCGCGTTGGGGAGTTGTCCACATACGGTGGCATGGCACTGTTTCTCCCCCTTGAGTTCGGTGGAGAGTTGCTGCATGAGCAGGCACCAGCTATCGCCACCCCCTTCCGAGCGGCCTTCCGCCCAGTTGTCCCGTGCCCGGCCCTCCCCTCCCCAAGGACCTGAATCCGGTGGTTCCCAGGCCCGTGCGTCTGCCTCGGGGCGGGCTGCTGGAGCCTGGCTTCCGGACCCCGCTGGTGCCGAGGTTCTCCTGGTCACCGGCTACGACTTTCTGCAGGGCGAAGTGGAGCGGATTGTGGCTGCCGCCGGCGGCCAGCTGCGGGTGGTGGCGGACGTGGCTGATGCCGCCAAGTACTGGGACGCCGCGGCCGCAGTATTGGTGGGGAGCGATGTCCGCGAGCTGCCGCCGCGGCGTCGGGCCCCTGCCGTGTTGGTGGGCCTGAACGGGGAGGGGGACAGTCTCTGGCACCTGGCCACAGCCCTTGGAGCGGAGCGGGTGGCGGTGCTTCCGGATGCCGCGGCCTGGCTGGCAGAGTACCTGAGCCGGTCGCGGTCACCCGAAGCGGGAGGGCTCGTCCTCGGGATAACAGGGGGCTGCGGCGGTGCCGGTGCCACCACCGCGGCAATCTGGATCGCCCAGGCGGCAGCCGGGCTGGGTGTGCGCGTGTTGCTGGTTGATGGCGACCCGTGGGGTGGTGGCCTGGAACTGGCACTGGCGGCTGAGGAGACGCCGGGTCTGCGCTGGCCTGACCTGTCCGACGCGAGCGGAAGCATCGATCCCGAGCAGCTGGCCGACTCACTGCCGGTCGCCGGCGGGTTTTCCTTCCTGTCCTGGCCCGGCAGCCGCGACCGCCAGGCACCGGTGGATGCCGCCACCACAGGTGGCGTACTGGATGCGGCCCGGCGGGGCTATGAACTGGTGGTGGTGGACATCGGCCGGGGCGCCGAACCCGTGCGCATGTTTGCCTGGGACTGCGACCGCATCCTCGTGGTTGTGCCGGCGCAGCTGAAGGCCGCGGTAGCCACGGCCCGGCTGCTGCACGAACTTCCGCCGGTCGAGGCGGCCCTCCTGGTCCGGGGCAAGGCCGGTGCCGCGCTGGACGCCGGACTGATTGCGGACGCCGTCGGGCTGCCGGTCCAAGGCCGGGTTCCGGAGCTGCGCGGCGTTACGGCTGCCGGGGAAAACGGCAGGCTCCTTGACGTAGGCAAACGACGGAGTGTCAGGCATTTCGCCGCCTCAGTGCTCGATCTGCTGGACGGCGACATCCCTGTCGGAGACCTGCCGTGAGCGCGCAGCGGCCCGTCCCGCCCCCGCCCCCGTCGCCCCAGGACCAGCGGACGGGGGCACGCCGTCGGCAGGCCCGCGTCCTGGATCCGCGCTTTCTGGATTCGGCGCTGTTGGAAACGGTCCGTGAGTCAGTCATGGCCGACGCCGGACCTGTCACCCCGTCCAGGGTCGCCGCCGCCGTCCAGGCCACCGGGCGGTTGCTGGGGACCGCCGGCTCCCTCGCTGCCGTGGAACGGATCAGCGCCGAGCTGAACGGGCTTGGCCCGCTCCAGGAACTGACTCGGGACGTGCACGTCACCGACATCTTCGTCAACGCCCCGGACTCGGTCTGGATCGACCGTGGTCAGGGCCTCGAACCGGCAGGGGTTTCGTTTTCCGGCGAGGCACAGGTGCGGGCCTTGGCATCGCGGCTTGTGGCCGCCGGCGGCAGGCGGCTGGACGACGGGTCCCCGTGCGTTGATGTCAGGCTTGAGGGCGGATACCGCGTCCACGCAGTCCTGCCGCCGATTTCCACCGCCGGCACCTTGTTGAGCGTCCGGATCCGGCGGGAGCAGGTCTTCTCCATGGACGAACTCCGTGCCGGCGGCATGTTCGGCAGCACCGTCCAGGAGGTCCTTGAACGGGTTGTTGAGCAGCGGCTGAGTTTCCTGATCAGCGGGGCCACGGGTTCCGGAAAGACCACGCTGCTGTCCACCCTGCTGGGGCTGTGCTCCCCGGCGGAACGGCTGGTCCTGATCGAGGATGCGTCCGAACTGAATCCCGTCCATCCGCACATTGTGTCGCTCGAGTCCCGTCACGGAAACCTCGAAGGCGGCGGCGAGGTGGACCTCGGCGAACTCGTCCGGCAGGCACTGCGGATGCGGCCGGACCGGCTGGTGGTGGGGGAATGCCGTGGTGCCGAGGTGCGGGAACTCCTGACCGCCATGAACACAGGCCACACCGGTGGGGGAGGGACCATCCATGCGAACGCTGCCACCGCTGTCCCGGCCCGCCTGACAGCTTTGGGAGCTCTGGCAGGCATGGGCCAGGACGCGGTCCGGCTGCAGGCAGCCAGCGCCTTGGACGTTGTGGTCCACGTGGAGCGGTCCGGCCACGGCCGGCACGTGGCCTGCGTCGGCGTGGTGCAGGACGGTCCCGGCGGACTGACCGTGGTTCCGGCGTTGGAGACCAGGCGAGGCCAGCTCTGTACCGGTCCTGCCTGGGAAGCGCTGAGCTTGCGGCTGGAGCTGTCCCTCGAGGCGGGTGCCGCCGCATGACACTTGTTCTGGCCGTGGTCCTCGTGCTGGCGGTCGTGCTGCTCTTCAGCCCGCCCGGCGGTGCCACAGGCCGTTTCCGGCGGGCCGTGGGGAGTGCAGGACCAGGCTTCGCCTCTCGGGTTTACGGCGGGGCTGGTGGCAGCAGGACGGGCGGCTCGTGGCGCAAGTTGCTCCGTGCCGGACCGGAACGGAATGACCTGTCACTGACCCTTGTGGTGCAGCAGCTTGCTGCGCTGCTGAAGGGCGGCCGCACTCCGGCACGGCTATGGGATGAACTGTGGCTGGTCCACGGTCTCCGTCCGGAGCCAGGAACCGCAAAAGCGGGCGCAGGTTCACGCGCATCGCAGGACCTTGGCGGAAGGGCGGAACCAATCCGCGGGTCAGCGGCCGGGCGCAGCGGTCCGAGCCTCAGCACAGGCTCCCTGGTGATGCTTGGCGCCGTCCGGGCAGCAGCGTTCCGGGGCGCACCCGTGTCTGAGGCGATCCGGAAGACCGCGCTGGCGGAGTATTCGCGCGCCGACGGCAGGGAGTTACGGATCTGGTGCGAGCTGGCCGCCTGCTTTGATATTGCCGAAGCCAGCGGCTGTCCTCTGGCCGATGTCCTGGCGCGCTTTGCGGCACAGCTGGAGGTGGAAGACGACGCAGAGGCCGCGCGGCAGACAGCACTCGCCGGGCCGAAGGCCACGGTCGGTCTCCTGACGTGGCTCCCGCTGATGGGACTGGGCCTGGGAATAGCGTTGGGGGTGGATCCCCTGGCCATCCTGATCGGGACGCCGCTGGGACTGGCGGCCCTCGCCGCGGGTGTGGGCCTCACCATCGCCGGAAGAATCTGGTCCGCCCGCCTGGTCGGTGCTGCCGCCGGGGCCGGTGTGCCATGACGGACATTCTTGTGCCGGGGCTTGCCTTGGCCGTTGTTCTGGCTGCTGCCGCCTGCCTTGCCCTTTCGCAGCCAAGCCGGGTCCGAAAGCGACTGCTCAGACTGCGAGGGGACGTGGGCGCCGGGCCGCATGGGGCCGCTGAAGCACTCACTCAAGGCGGCCGCCTTCACGGATTGCGTGACACGGCCATGATGCTTGAGCTCGTGGCCGCGATGCTGGACGCGGGGTCTGGCATTGGCCGGTCCCTGGAACTCGTCGCGGCCTCGGCCTCCGCGGACTACGGCAAGGCGCTGCGTCCGGTGGTGTCTGCGCTCGCCATCGGAGCCGACTGGGAGACAGCCTGGCGCAGTTCCGAAGTCCGTCTTCCTGAAATCCTGGAATTGCGTGACGCACTGGGATTCGCCGCCCTGACCGGAGCGCCGTCGTCGGCCATCCTTTACGCACAGGCCGCGAGGTTGCGCCGGGAAAGATTCCGCGCTGCGGAGAAACGGGCGGCCTCGCTCGGCGTGAAGCTGGTCATTCCGCTGGGCCTGTGCTCGCTCCCGGCCTTCATCTGCCTGGGCGTAGTCCCGGTCCTGCTGGCACTGGTGCCGTCCGGGTCCTGACCGCGGGATTTGAGCTACGGTCCATTCCTCCACACCCCGTCCCGTCCTCCACAATCCGCTCAAAGCGGCGCTTATCCACTTACGGGATGTTTGCACTTACCGAGATCTGCGGAGCCGGGAAGAGTCGAAATCAGCCGGCAAC from Pseudarthrobacter sp. SSS035 carries:
- the nth gene encoding endonuclease III; the encoded protein is MATSRGPGSGPAPTVPESLLALKRRARRINKALAEKYPYAHAELDFRNPFELVVATVLSAQTTDVLVNQVTKILFARYPDARAMSEADPAELEAILQPTGFFRAKTKSVLALSTRLVDEYDGVVPGRLEDLVTLPGVGRKTANVVLGNAFGVPGITVDTHFGRLARRFGWTTSEDPVQVEFDVAELFEPKDWTMLSHRVVFHGRRVCHSRKPACGACPVANWCPSYGLGETDPVKAAKLLKYELAPGSESLLERLLAETHRAAEIRMESQRRLP
- a CDS encoding CoA pyrophosphatase; the encoded protein is MSARQDLIDLVRRSDSGDVTAPNTAWAALTVDETIARKAAVLMLFGVLDDVPAASGKPLAAADLDVLLLERAHTLDSHPGQVAFPGGSIDEDETPVAAALREAEEETGLASAGVEVLGVLQELGLARSNFLVTPVLGWWASPSPVHVVDYAESAQVFRIPVRDLLDPANRVTATVSRDGRTFSSPAFTVSGVLVWGFTGIILDGLFEQLGWAVPWDRTRLHEVVF
- a CDS encoding YegP family protein, with product MSSWSKRCDHGYISAGLKQTVQLFMQRRISGEVRHMAGRFEIHRVSDECYRLRLTDSNGNIVAVSPDFKHLGALKDGINALRENAATGIVVDLRQQPIAS
- a CDS encoding bifunctional 3'-5' exonuclease/DNA polymerase, giving the protein MYLLLAAHAHGAALQQITQAGDPHPDRPEPRLISASELAGVVRQLENRPREAPPRWIWNRTQDWYPALLAAGVELERCYDLGLCGNILVYSQFTAHTEYAKNADKESLDDPQETPRALQPPPPPADQGALFDDVRHRAPRQGLAELRAEYAAQQAAMADAAPEENKRKRLQLLLAAESAGAMIAAEMQHTGVPWREDLHEQILAGHLGPRPPSGHRPAKLEALNTELRGLLNSPGLNPDSPQELMRALHRNGIEVKSTRQWELMESSHPAIEPLLAYKKLSRLHTANGWAWLDAWVAKGRFRPEYVVGGVVSGRWASRGGGALQIPRQIRGAVHADPGHKLIVADASQLEPRVLVALAQDSKMAEAARDKDLYAGIAAQGFGGDRAKAKVALLGAIYGATTGESGRLMPQLARTYPRAVGFVEQAARDGEAGGTVTTRLGRSSPPPSEGWYRSQQSATAEEQRRAESIARSRGRFTRNFVVQGSAADWAACWLAELRRRLRALRADGSVQAELVFFLHDEVMVHAPEAGVQACIRAIEEAAAAAKELLFGPIPVEFPVSVAVVDSYDNAK
- a CDS encoding AsnC family protein, encoding MEVGRMKTLVASMDGKGPAEALYAVAELQKEVGRAEAALVRKARQTGLSWEAIALCLGVSKQAVHRKYGKQ
- the ssd gene encoding septum site-determining protein Ssd, which produces MSRHQLSPPPSERPSAQLSRARPSPPQGPESGGSQARASASGRAAGAWLPDPAGAEVLLVTGYDFLQGEVERIVAAAGGQLRVVADVADAAKYWDAAAAVLVGSDVRELPPRRRAPAVLVGLNGEGDSLWHLATALGAERVAVLPDAAAWLAEYLSRSRSPEAGGLVLGITGGCGGAGATTAAIWIAQAAAGLGVRVLLVDGDPWGGGLELALAAEETPGLRWPDLSDASGSIDPEQLADSLPVAGGFSFLSWPGSRDRQAPVDAATTGGVLDAARRGYELVVVDIGRGAEPVRMFAWDCDRILVVVPAQLKAAVATARLLHELPPVEAALLVRGKAGAALDAGLIADAVGLPVQGRVPELRGVTAAGENGRLLDVGKRRSVRHFAASVLDLLDGDIPVGDLP
- a CDS encoding TadA family conjugal transfer-associated ATPase; the encoded protein is MSAQRPVPPPPPSPQDQRTGARRRQARVLDPRFLDSALLETVRESVMADAGPVTPSRVAAAVQATGRLLGTAGSLAAVERISAELNGLGPLQELTRDVHVTDIFVNAPDSVWIDRGQGLEPAGVSFSGEAQVRALASRLVAAGGRRLDDGSPCVDVRLEGGYRVHAVLPPISTAGTLLSVRIRREQVFSMDELRAGGMFGSTVQEVLERVVEQRLSFLISGATGSGKTTLLSTLLGLCSPAERLVLIEDASELNPVHPHIVSLESRHGNLEGGGEVDLGELVRQALRMRPDRLVVGECRGAEVRELLTAMNTGHTGGGGTIHANAATAVPARLTALGALAGMGQDAVRLQAASALDVVVHVERSGHGRHVACVGVVQDGPGGLTVVPALETRRGQLCTGPAWEALSLRLELSLEAGAAA
- a CDS encoding type II secretion system F family protein, which encodes MTLVLAVVLVLAVVLLFSPPGGATGRFRRAVGSAGPGFASRVYGGAGGSRTGGSWRKLLRAGPERNDLSLTLVVQQLAALLKGGRTPARLWDELWLVHGLRPEPGTAKAGAGSRASQDLGGRAEPIRGSAAGRSGPSLSTGSLVMLGAVRAAAFRGAPVSEAIRKTALAEYSRADGRELRIWCELAACFDIAEASGCPLADVLARFAAQLEVEDDAEAARQTALAGPKATVGLLTWLPLMGLGLGIALGVDPLAILIGTPLGLAALAAGVGLTIAGRIWSARLVGAAAGAGVP
- a CDS encoding type II secretion system F family protein, which produces MTDILVPGLALAVVLAAAACLALSQPSRVRKRLLRLRGDVGAGPHGAAEALTQGGRLHGLRDTAMMLELVAAMLDAGSGIGRSLELVAASASADYGKALRPVVSALAIGADWETAWRSSEVRLPEILELRDALGFAALTGAPSSAILYAQAARLRRERFRAAEKRAASLGVKLVIPLGLCSLPAFICLGVVPVLLALVPSGS